One genomic segment of Flexivirga aerilata includes these proteins:
- a CDS encoding SDR family oxidoreductase, which produces MTTSAELGTVIVTGGASGLGAAVAAAVREAGGTPVVLDLKPPDTDHAYVEMDLADTRATEAAVAQVASTYGDLRAVVTCAGTDACGALDQVSGEAWDRVLAVNLLGTAAVVRAAVGPLRATHGRIVTIGSTLGLRPAGDATAYCASKHGIVGFSRALAMELAGQVGVTMVVPGGMQTHFFDGRPEQYRPGPDADLMDPAHVATAVVGALRQPAGVELREVIVTASTEPSWP; this is translated from the coding sequence ATGACAACGTCAGCTGAGTTGGGAACGGTCATCGTGACAGGAGGCGCCAGCGGTCTGGGAGCAGCTGTTGCCGCTGCAGTGCGGGAGGCCGGAGGCACCCCCGTCGTACTCGATCTGAAGCCACCGGACACCGATCATGCCTACGTCGAGATGGACCTCGCCGACACGCGGGCGACGGAAGCGGCAGTCGCGCAGGTCGCCTCCACGTATGGCGACCTGCGCGCAGTGGTCACCTGCGCCGGCACCGACGCATGCGGTGCGCTCGACCAGGTCTCGGGCGAGGCCTGGGACCGGGTGCTCGCAGTCAATCTGCTCGGCACCGCCGCGGTGGTGCGGGCCGCAGTCGGGCCGCTACGCGCCACTCACGGGCGTATCGTCACGATCGGCTCCACGCTCGGCCTGCGACCGGCGGGTGACGCCACGGCCTACTGCGCCTCCAAGCACGGGATCGTCGGCTTCAGCCGCGCGCTCGCCATGGAACTGGCCGGTCAGGTCGGGGTGACGATGGTCGTGCCGGGCGGCATGCAGACCCACTTCTTCGACGGCAGACCGGAGCAGTACCGGCCGGGACCGGACGCCGACCTGATGGACCCCGCCCACGTCGCGACGGCGGTCGTGGGAGCGTTGCGGCAGCCTGCGGGGGTCGAATTGCGCGAAGTGATCGTCACCGCCTCGACTGAACCTTCCTGGCCGTAG